The Elaeis guineensis isolate ETL-2024a chromosome 11, EG11, whole genome shotgun sequence genomic interval CGGCGACTCGCCACCGCACTCTGCCTTTCCCTGGGGCGGGGCCGCGGCGGCAGCGGCAGCGGCCTGCTGGAGCTGGGCGTGGAGGGTAGCGGCCGCGGCCTGCTCGGCCATGGCCTTGGCCTGCCACGCCATCGACTCGGTCCTCAGGCGGGCAAGGCGGTCCTCGAGCTCGGCTCTCCGCCGCGCTGCCCGCTCCAACTCCGCCTCCTTCTCTCGTAGCCTCCGCGCCGCCGACGACTCCGCGGCGCCCAGCAGCGCCCGGTAGTGCCTCTGCCGCCTCTCCGCCAACGCCCGCCGCAGTTGCTCTCCCTGCCACAATAAAAATTCGATTTTTAATTCTGTTTCTAATgtagaagagagaggaaaagccCGGAGAGAAGTGTAACTACCTGGGCGTGGAGGAATTGCTCGATTTCGTCCTTCTGTCGGTTGATTTCGGCAGCGAGTTCTtctgagaggaaggaggagaagggtgAAGAAGAGGAGAGTAAGAGATTGTATTGGTTCTGGTTCTGCTCCTGGTGCTGCTGCTGTTGGTCTTCGAAGGCCAACCGGAGGCCGGTGGAGACGAGGGGTGGTGTCTGGCTCTGGAGCTGGGCGAGGCTTATGACGGTCGggggaggaagaggcgtcgaaCAAGGCTGGGATTGCACCGAGAAGAGGCTCATCGGGTGTTGCTGCTGCGACGGGGCCGCCATTGGAACCGCAGCGAtctctcttcccctcttcctGGGATTCCCATTCACTGCCCCACGAAACCAAGCAACCCAATCTTCTCTGAGACGCCGCCGAAGAAACAAACAatagaaaagaaagaacaaaaaaacaAATATAAAACAGAGGCAAAGATGCCATCTTTATCTCACCTCCATCGGAGAAGAACACTGCGGATTGATCGAGGAACCCGGGATGGTCCTGGGGATAATCCATTTCCTTCCTCTCCTGCTCACCTCTGCATCAAACCAGAGAACCACTCAGAAAAATTCCCAAAAACTCAAGCTTTGCTGAAGAAATCCACAAAACGGGAAAGAATTGAAACCGCGAGCACACACCTGGTGCCGAGAAGTAGAACGTTGGAAGGATACTGCGCTTGAACCGCCATTGCGAATCCCACAGAAGAAAACGggatatagagagagaaagggagggagagagcGAGAGGTGGGGAAAGAAGCAAAGAGGCGGATTCCTTAGAGCAGAGCGGGTGGGGGAATAAAGCAGGGGGAGAAAGAAACGGTGGAGGAATCGAAGGCGAAGCCAAAGAGGCCAAAGGAGAGGAGACTACTTGTTACCCCTCGTTCTCGGCTCTTGTTTTCTCTCGCCCGCTCGACGTAGAAAAAAAACCGAAAGCGAAGGAGAGAGCGAGAGGGAGACAGAGAGAGAGTCGCTCGAAACGAACGAATCAGTCCAACCAGAGACGGCCTTCTTAATGCGCTCTCTCTTTGCACGCGCTTCTCACGCACACGGGACGAGACcaccagagaaaaaaaaagacGGGTGGGCTTTTTGTGAAGGGGAAGGTGGGAGGTTACTACCCATAACCACATAATTTTCTTTTGGTTGGAATAATAAATCCACTTTCCTTAATTGGAGAttgtgatttagtttggatttagTTTTAAAAACTGGAATACtataattatatatgtatatatatatatataataatgagtATGGGGCATGTGGGGGAGTAGGGAGATGAATGGGGTGCATGCTGGCTGGCTGACCATTctttagttttcttttttttctttcattattttgTTACTAttgtttttcttctctcttaGAGCTGCAGGTTGGTTCAAACCTCCCAGcagctcctctctctcttcttttttttatcttagaaaatcaaaaaatcttaggAGTGAAGATTTAAAGCCCCAACCTAACCTTAATTGATTGTTATGTGTTTCATTTTGGGTTTTTGTATTTTAGATTGTTTACCTAGGGAAACATTTAATTGACTAACATGCCATTTATGAATTTCTAGCTCAGCAAGTAAAAGGTGTGGTGATTGAATTTGGTTTCTATAGGCATATTGTTCCTTCACATGTTTATACCTTATGATAGGTATCTAATTGATTTGTAAACAAATGTGACTAAGCAAGTTTAATTTAGAATCTTGTCCCACTTGTTATTTTTGGTAGAACTTGTCCCACTTTATAATGCTGCATATCCTCCTTCCTCAGTTTCCAGTTTAATTTACTTTTCTCATCAAGGAAAGGATGAAAGGTTGATATATGTCTTCCATCTGTAGTTTTTTGTAATATCTTTTTAACATTTTTGAATTGAGTAATGCTATGAGTTTCATTATGTCACACATGAACAATTCTATTATCATGTGATAATAACGGATTGGTACAGCTTATATGATATTGTCAAAGATTGATTATAAGGTTGCCAAACAGTTGTTAtgagcatgattttttttttttttttttttggagcatAAAAATaacccccctccttttttttgaatcttctgaTCACATGTTTGCTATAAATTAAAGCAAGATTTGTGTAAACTACTAACACTTAGTGCAGAGGTTCAGTCGTTGCTGATCCatcgacaaaaatatttttaatcgttaGAGTAGTAACAGTGCTATGAAATCTAACaagtaaggaaaaaaaaaaattaactgaaATCTATTTAACTATAtaatttatgacataaatatgACAAAATTATTACCatatatgagataaaatttttatcatgaaatatTGTGCCATTTGACAATTAACCCTCGCACGTGGTATTAAATTAGAAAATGCAAAAGCAAATAGTCAGTTTAGTAGTTAAAAAAAATCCTTATATTTTCCAGACCAGTTTACAAGTGTCACGTTTTATtacataaaatctaaattggCCTCCTTATTAAAATCATTTAATTGACTCTTGGTCCTCCCATAAGGTGAGACTATTCTGCACTAAAACTGTTCTTAAGCAACCAAATCATCACTgctatatttattcaaaaaaaaaaaaaaaatcacattcaTATTCCATACTTATGTACGATTATAAATTCACATTTTTCACACACGCACTGTGCATGCTAAATATCAATGAATATAACCGCCCCacaaatcaaattgagtaaataaataatttaatattttttatttaacaatttCATGCTTATCATCATGCTCATGTtaaaccaaataaaaaaaaacaaaatcaaACCGTGCTTCTCGATGCTTTGAACGTCATAAGCCATTTTCTAGAAACCACGATGTGCCAATGCGTCTAGATAATGAGTTCTACCATATTATACAAACCTTACCCTAGTCAAATACACCGTCCTGGGCCCTTGACAATTAAGACCTATGGCACAATAGACGTGGCACTAAGGACCCAACAAAGGGACCATAGGGCCCTGAGATTCCCACCCCACAACATTAAAGTGTGGACAAAGGAAAGGCAAATGGATGGCTTTCTTTGATAATTTCACAAGAATGAGTAAATGGCATGTGATTCTTCCAAGAAGGGGACCCTCCAAGGACATAATAAACTTCCAAGGAGGTTGTTGTCATGCCCACGCACACACAAGCATCGAATCGATTCATGGAAGGACTGCCCACTCTGATTATTATCCctcgatctaaaaaaaatttagcattcTTGTAAATTAGAGATGACAATGCTTAACtgtttaattttttatactattttaatcaaattaaattatt includes:
- the LOC105053905 gene encoding E3 ubiquitin-protein ligase BOI isoform X2 encodes the protein MAAPSQQQHPMSLFSVQSQPCSTPLPPPTVISLAQLQSQTPPLVSTGLRLAFEDQQQQHQEQNQNQYNLLLSSSSPFSSFLSEELAAEINRQKDEIEQFLHAQGEQLRRALAERRQRHYRALLGAAESSAARRLREKEAELERAARRRAELEDRLARLRTESMAWQAKAMAEQAAAATLHAQLQQAAAAAAAAPPQGKAECGGESPAEDAESAHVDPDRVEPERACRACRYRPVSVVLLPCRHLCLCSACDAAAASDACPVCRCPRTGSVQVFLS
- the LOC105053905 gene encoding E3 ubiquitin-protein ligase BOI isoform X1, with product MAVQAQYPSNVLLLGTRGEQERKEMDYPQDHPGFLDQSAVFFSDGVNGNPRKRGREIAAVPMAAPSQQQHPMSLFSVQSQPCSTPLPPPTVISLAQLQSQTPPLVSTGLRLAFEDQQQQHQEQNQNQYNLLLSSSSPFSSFLSEELAAEINRQKDEIEQFLHAQGEQLRRALAERRQRHYRALLGAAESSAARRLREKEAELERAARRRAELEDRLARLRTESMAWQAKAMAEQAAAATLHAQLQQAAAAAAAAPPQGKAECGGESPAEDAESAHVDPDRVEPERACRACRYRPVSVVLLPCRHLCLCSACDAAAASDACPVCRCPRTGSVQVFLS